The genomic DNA AGAGGCCGGCGGAGGCCTTTCTGGAAGACTTAAGGGCCCTGGAGGCCCTCCGCATCCACGTGGGGGAAGACTTCCGCTTCGGCCAAGGAAGGGCTGGGGGGGTGGAGGAGCTCGCCCGGGTGGCCCCCACCCGGGTGGTCCCCCTCCTCACCCTGGGGGGGGAAGCGGTGAAGTCCAGCCGCATCCGCGCCCTCCTGCAAGAGGGGAAGGTGGAGGAGGCCCGCCACCTCCTGGGCCGCCCCTACGGGGCCTACGGGGTGGTGGTGGAGGGGGAGAAGCTGGGGCGGAAGCTCGGCTTTCCCACCGCCAACCTAGCGGTACACCCCAAGAAGGTCCTACCCCCCGGGGTGTACGCCGTGGAGGTGGAGGGGGGGTTCGGCCGCTACAAAGGGGTGGCGAACGTGGGTACCCGGCCCACCCTGGGGGGGGAGGAAAGGCGGCTTGAGGTCCACCTCCTGGGCTTCACCGGGGACCTTTATGGGGAAGAGGCCCGGGTGCGCTTCCTAAAGCGCCTTAGGGAGGAAAGGCGCTTTCCTAGCCTCGAGGCCCTCAAGGCCCAGATCGCCCAAGACGTGGCCCTGGCCCGGGCCTACTTCGGGCTTTAGGGACAACCCTCCCGCCAAAACCCTCTAGGCTAAAGGCGTGGACTGCGCCCGTTTGGCGGAGGCCCTAACCGGGGCCAGGGGGCGGCAAGAGGTGTTCCGCCGGACCCTCGCCGTCTTGGAAGAAGCGGGGCTTATCCGCTGCGGCGAAGCCTACTGGGTGGGAGAAGGGCTTACCCTCTTCCAGATGCAAGCCTGCCGCACCAGCTGTTCCTTGGTGGCCCATTCCCGCCGCTTGGCGGAGGAAGCGCTGCAGCGGAGGGAAAAGGTGAAAGAAGGCGCATTTTTAGCCCTACCCGTGCGCCAAGGGGAGAAGGTCTTAGCGGTCTTGGTCTTGAGCCTAGCCCCCGGGAAAAGGGTCCCGGAGGCGCTCCCATCCCTACTCCTCCTCGCCCTGCGCCGCCCTGGGCTAGAGCTGGCAGGCCGCCTTTTAGCCGCACAGGAAGAGGAGCGGCGGAGGGTGGGCCGGGAACTCCACGATGGGGTGGGGAGCCTCCTCACCGCCGCCCTCCTCACCCTCAAGGTGGCGGAGAGGCGGCCGGAAAAGCTTCCCGAGGCTCGAGCCCGGGTAGCGGAGGCCTTAGAAGAGGTCCGGAGGCTATCGCGCGAACTCCGCCTGCCCCTCTTGGACGACCTCGGGCTTAAGGAGGCGCTGCAACGCTACCTGGAGGACTATGGGAAAGGAGGGCTTCAGGTGGAAGCCCGCCTGGAAATCCCTCCCCTTTCCAAGGAAAAGGAGCTGGCCCTTTTCCGCGTGGTCCAAGAAGCCCTGACCAACGTGATGCGCCACGCCCAAGCCCAGCGGGTTCGGGTGGCGCTTTGGCGGGACGGGGACCGGCTTTTTGGCGTGGTGGAGGACGACGGGCGGGGGTTTGACCCTAGCCAGATCTCCCCTTCCGTAGGCCTATTAGGCATGCAGGAGCGGATCCAGGCCCTGGGGGGCACCCTCCTCGTCCAGTCCGCCCCCGGGGAGGGAACCCGGGTGGAGTTCGGGGTACCTCTATGAGGGTGGTTTTGGTGGAGGACCACCACCTGGTGCGCAAGGGGCTGCGCCTCCTGTTGGAGGAGGGAGGGCATGAGGTGACGGCGGAGTTCGCCACCGCCGAGGAGGCCCTGGCCGCTTGGTGGGAAGGGGATGTGGTCTTGCTGGACCTGAACCTGCCAGGCCTAAGCGGCCTGGAAGCCCTTTCTCCTCTAGCCCAAAGGGCCAAGGTCCTGGTGGTTTCCATGCACGACGAGCCCGCCTACGTAGCCCGGGCCTTCGCCCTAGGGGCTAAGGGCTACCTACCCAAAAGCGCCCTGGACCAAGAGCTCTTGGAGGCTTTAGAGCGGTTAGAGCGGGGCCTGCGCTACCTCCATCCTAGCCTCACCGAGGCGCTCTTGGAGGGCTATACCGAGCCCGGGCCCGAGGTCCTCTCGGAGCGGGAACGGGAGGTGGTCACCCTTTTGGCCCACGGGTACACCCTTTCCCAGGCCGCCGAACGCCTAGGGGTTTCGGTGAAAACCGCTTCCACCTACAAGCAACGGGCCCTAAACAAGCTGGGCCTCATGGACACCCCAGACCTGGTCCGCTGGGCCCGGGAGCGGGGACTGGCTTAGCTGGGACGTTT from Thermus sp. LT1-2-5 includes the following:
- a CDS encoding sensor histidine kinase gives rise to the protein MDCARLAEALTGARGRQEVFRRTLAVLEEAGLIRCGEAYWVGEGLTLFQMQACRTSCSLVAHSRRLAEEALQRREKVKEGAFLALPVRQGEKVLAVLVLSLAPGKRVPEALPSLLLLALRRPGLELAGRLLAAQEEERRRVGRELHDGVGSLLTAALLTLKVAERRPEKLPEARARVAEALEEVRRLSRELRLPLLDDLGLKEALQRYLEDYGKGGLQVEARLEIPPLSKEKELALFRVVQEALTNVMRHAQAQRVRVALWRDGDRLFGVVEDDGRGFDPSQISPSVGLLGMQERIQALGGTLLVQSAPGEGTRVEFGVPL
- the ribF gene encoding riboflavin biosynthesis protein RibF, with product MLFSEVADVPKGAKVVAVGSFDGVHLGHQFLLRQALAEAKALKAPLLVYTFDPPTKVFTRGEGFLMDLTEKVEALREVGVELILAVPFNEEFAKRPAEAFLEDLRALEALRIHVGEDFRFGQGRAGGVEELARVAPTRVVPLLTLGGEAVKSSRIRALLQEGKVEEARHLLGRPYGAYGVVVEGEKLGRKLGFPTANLAVHPKKVLPPGVYAVEVEGGFGRYKGVANVGTRPTLGGEERRLEVHLLGFTGDLYGEEARVRFLKRLREERRFPSLEALKAQIAQDVALARAYFGL
- a CDS encoding response regulator transcription factor, which gives rise to MRVVLVEDHHLVRKGLRLLLEEGGHEVTAEFATAEEALAAWWEGDVVLLDLNLPGLSGLEALSPLAQRAKVLVVSMHDEPAYVARAFALGAKGYLPKSALDQELLEALERLERGLRYLHPSLTEALLEGYTEPGPEVLSEREREVVTLLAHGYTLSQAAERLGVSVKTASTYKQRALNKLGLMDTPDLVRWARERGLA